The Thalassospira sp. TSL5-1 genome contains a region encoding:
- a CDS encoding lipopolysaccharide assembly protein LapB → MNTPASASHNAAIDDETAPIYQARPLSAHIWVLIITLLSIAMSVAVFFAFATSMYPWPILAGLHVASAVVLALLCYWKARKRYFIREYSVLAAGYLFCGFLGAAGGLLLVIISILTRNDTWRFREWYMALFPADHASSAENLYGQLISGSRTVGPEHSVTVYTDLMQEADTEEKLAIVTLVSRYFRPDFANVIIMAMNDDDPTVRVLAASAKARIENRFLANVLKIQDTIRKKPDNFDAKMALATLYDDYAFTGLLDRERETENRKLALETYEQCRREKPDDATPPYRIGRLLNRQRDFVAAANMFEIALERSSNKQAIASWLIEANYNAKNYDRVHELIALHFPETTTSQNQVVSPYRLESMAMWQKGSGE, encoded by the coding sequence ATGAACACTCCTGCGTCCGCATCCCATAATGCCGCCATTGACGATGAAACCGCCCCGATTTATCAGGCGCGGCCTTTGTCTGCGCATATCTGGGTGCTGATCATCACGCTTTTGTCCATTGCGATGTCGGTCGCCGTTTTCTTTGCCTTTGCCACATCAATGTATCCCTGGCCCATCCTGGCGGGGCTTCATGTCGCATCAGCAGTCGTTCTGGCGTTATTATGTTACTGGAAGGCCCGCAAAAGATATTTCATTCGTGAATATAGCGTGCTGGCGGCGGGCTATCTGTTTTGTGGTTTTCTGGGGGCAGCAGGGGGACTGCTTCTGGTCATCATTTCCATTCTAACCCGCAACGATACCTGGCGGTTTCGCGAATGGTATATGGCTCTTTTCCCTGCCGATCATGCCAGTTCCGCCGAAAACCTTTACGGCCAGCTTATTTCCGGCAGCCGCACCGTGGGCCCCGAACACAGCGTCACCGTTTATACCGATCTGATGCAGGAAGCCGATACCGAGGAAAAACTGGCAATTGTAACCCTGGTATCACGCTATTTCCGGCCCGATTTTGCCAATGTCATTATCATGGCCATGAATGATGACGACCCGACGGTGCGCGTTCTGGCGGCCTCGGCAAAGGCGCGCATTGAAAACCGCTTTTTGGCAAATGTGCTGAAAATTCAGGACACCATTCGCAAGAAACCCGATAATTTCGACGCCAAAATGGCACTGGCAACCCTGTATGACGATTATGCCTTTACCGGCCTTCTGGACCGCGAACGCGAAACCGAAAACCGTAAACTGGCCCTTGAAACCTATGAACAATGCCGGCGGGAAAAGCCCGATGACGCCACCCCGCCCTACCGCATCGGTCGCCTGCTCAACCGGCAGCGTGACTTTGTTGCTGCAGCCAACATGTTTGAAATCGCACTTGAACGTTCCAGCAACAAACAGGCGATTGCCAGCTGGCTGATCGAAGCCAACTACAACGCCAAAAACTATGACCGCGTGCACGAATTAATTGCCCTTCATTTCCCCGAAACGACAACGTCACAAAACCAGGTCGTCAGCCCGTACCGGCTTGAAAGCATGGCAATGTGGCAGAAAGGCTCTGGCGAATGA
- the pelF gene encoding GT4 family glycosyltransferase PelF: MTSLKTREADICLLLEGTYPYVAGGVSSWVHDIVSAMPDITFEIVAILAQNTGEFVRKYKVPDNVIGIRHLYLHELPEGRSFIWRKGKLRHTTRSLLDFLNSGKIDNFASFNQGANDLKLGKKILLNSYPGWNFLRTFYDENFAATSFLDFFWSWRILIGGILATTRFNLPKARCYHAVSTGYAGLLAARAKLEYQRPVILTEHGIYTNERRIEIAMADWLYQNPIPDYDIKSLEKDVRALWLKGFSALSKTCYAACDEIITLYEGNQILQLRDGAAPEKVRVIPNGIDYEKFSAIKREKQDKACIALIGRVVPIKDIKSFIRAIHILTRETRNFEALILGPTDEDKGYFNECREMVEHLGLEDVVIFGGQVNIAEYLGKIDVLVLSSVSEAQPLVILEGGAAGIPTVATDVGACREMLYGQSDESPALGQGGIVVPVANPSEMAKALAQIITSPATRDKLGETIRKRVANQYNKKNVLGLYDTLYKTGRDAPDGYNGPLLRTEGNN; the protein is encoded by the coding sequence ATGACGTCCTTGAAAACGCGCGAAGCCGATATTTGCCTGTTACTTGAAGGGACCTATCCCTATGTCGCGGGGGGTGTTTCAAGCTGGGTGCATGATATTGTCAGCGCCATGCCGGACATCACCTTTGAAATCGTGGCTATTCTCGCCCAGAATACCGGCGAATTTGTCCGTAAATACAAGGTGCCCGACAATGTCATTGGCATCCGGCATCTTTATTTGCATGAATTGCCCGAAGGACGGTCATTCATCTGGCGAAAAGGCAAACTACGCCACACCACCCGTTCCCTGCTCGATTTTTTGAATTCCGGCAAGATCGACAATTTCGCCAGCTTTAATCAGGGGGCGAACGATTTGAAACTTGGCAAAAAAATCCTGCTTAACAGTTATCCCGGCTGGAACTTCCTGCGCACCTTTTATGACGAAAATTTCGCCGCAACCTCGTTCCTTGATTTTTTCTGGAGCTGGCGGATTCTCATTGGCGGTATTTTGGCAACCACCCGCTTCAACCTGCCCAAGGCCCGCTGTTATCATGCGGTTTCAACCGGTTATGCCGGCTTGTTGGCAGCGCGTGCAAAACTCGAATATCAGCGCCCGGTAATACTGACCGAACACGGCATTTACACCAATGAACGCCGCATCGAAATTGCAATGGCCGACTGGCTTTATCAAAACCCGATCCCCGATTACGACATCAAAAGCCTGGAAAAGGACGTTCGCGCCCTATGGCTGAAGGGTTTTTCGGCCCTGTCAAAAACCTGCTATGCCGCCTGCGATGAAATCATCACCCTTTATGAAGGCAACCAGATTTTGCAATTGCGCGATGGTGCCGCCCCGGAAAAAGTACGGGTCATTCCCAACGGCATCGATTACGAGAAATTTTCCGCCATCAAACGCGAAAAACAGGACAAAGCCTGTATCGCCCTGATTGGTCGCGTGGTGCCGATCAAGGATATCAAATCCTTCATTCGGGCCATTCACATCCTGACCCGTGAAACCCGCAATTTTGAAGCCCTGATTTTGGGGCCAACCGACGAAGACAAGGGATATTTCAACGAATGCCGCGAGATGGTTGAACATCTGGGGCTGGAGGATGTGGTGATTTTTGGCGGGCAGGTCAATATTGCCGAATATCTCGGAAAAATCGACGTCCTGGTCTTAAGCAGTGTTAGCGAGGCGCAGCCCCTGGTGATCCTTGAGGGCGGGGCGGCAGGTATTCCGACCGTTGCCACCGATGTCGGAGCGTGCCGTGAAATGCTGTATGGGCAGTCCGATGAAAGCCCGGCTTTGGGGCAAGGGGGCATTGTGGTGCCGGTCGCCAACCCCAGCGAAATGGCAAAGGCCCTGGCGCAAATCATCACATCCCCGGCCACCCGCGATAAACTGGGTGAAACCATTCGCAAACGGGTGGCAAACCAGTACAACAAGAAAAACGTGCTGGGCCTGTATGACACATTATACAAAACCGGCCGTGATGCCCCTGATGGTTATAACGGGCCTCTTCTTCGCACAGAAGGAAACAACTGA
- the pelG gene encoding exopolysaccharide Pel transporter PelG, with protein MAGIGFTLRKMTNRGDLWGIMQAYSYSAILSSGPWLFTILALVGITFLARYLVSWDDLLLFRTIITYNFSFSLVFCGPIVMVGTRLLADQIHEDTLHRAPSLLFSMMLAYVLVVSAPMIWLYGYATDMTPAQRAAAIAGGYLIGLIWTVVVFVSALKNYAFVSAIFFAGMVLAVFACGYLLGDYGATGLMWGFNAGLALILFGLLGWIFVEYPALAQDLAFLPREGQRYWILAISGLCYNIAIWVDKWVMWLRDGNVDIVAGILRTAPYYDSAMFLSYLFTIPIFAVFFVNIETSFFEKYNRFYKSFQKHATYMTIDSYQREIVNFTLLSLRNLAVLTGLLAILIVLSAPFILETMNIPFKEIGVFRFGALGACLHVLAMFAMVFLSYFDFRKPVMLLNIIFMVANCTFTWLTADHFVLHGMGYFLASALTFSLAMILLVHNLKRLAYGAFVTNNPSV; from the coding sequence ATGGCGGGCATTGGCTTTACCCTGCGCAAAATGACGAACCGGGGCGACCTGTGGGGCATCATGCAGGCCTATTCCTATTCCGCCATCCTGTCCTCCGGGCCGTGGCTGTTTACCATTCTGGCCCTGGTCGGCATTACCTTTCTGGCGCGTTATCTGGTGTCCTGGGATGACCTTTTGCTGTTTCGCACCATCATCACCTATAATTTTTCGTTCTCGCTGGTTTTTTGCGGCCCCATCGTCATGGTGGGCACCCGCCTTCTGGCCGACCAGATCCACGAAGACACGCTGCACCGCGCCCCATCGCTGCTGTTTTCCATGATGCTGGCCTATGTGCTGGTGGTAAGCGCCCCCATGATCTGGCTTTATGGCTATGCCACCGACATGACACCGGCCCAGCGCGCCGCCGCCATTGCCGGCGGTTATCTGATCGGCCTGATCTGGACCGTTGTGGTCTTTGTCAGCGCGCTTAAAAACTACGCCTTCGTTTCGGCGATCTTCTTTGCCGGGATGGTGCTGGCCGTTTTTGCCTGCGGGTATTTGCTGGGGGATTATGGCGCGACCGGATTGATGTGGGGGTTCAATGCCGGCTTGGCCCTGATTTTATTTGGCCTGCTAGGCTGGATTTTTGTCGAATATCCCGCCCTGGCACAGGACCTGGCCTTTCTACCCCGCGAGGGGCAGCGTTACTGGATCCTCGCGATTAGCGGCCTATGCTACAATATCGCCATATGGGTGGATAAATGGGTGATGTGGCTGCGAGATGGCAATGTCGATATCGTGGCAGGCATTTTGCGCACCGCCCCCTATTACGATTCCGCAATGTTCCTGTCCTATCTGTTCACCATTCCGATTTTTGCGGTGTTTTTCGTGAATATCGAAACATCGTTTTTTGAAAAATATAATCGATTCTACAAATCGTTCCAGAAACATGCCACCTACATGACCATCGACAGCTATCAGCGCGAAATCGTCAATTTCACGCTGCTCAGTCTCCGAAATCTGGCGGTATTAACAGGGCTTCTTGCCATTCTGATCGTGCTTTCCGCCCCCTTCATCCTTGAAACCATGAATATCCCGTTCAAGGAAATCGGTGTTTTCCGCTTTGGCGCGTTGGGGGCCTGCCTGCATGTGCTTGCCATGTTTGCGATGGTGTTTTTGTCCTATTTCGATTTTCGCAAACCGGTGATGCTGCTTAACATCATTTTCATGGTCGCCAATTGCACCTTTACCTGGCTTACCGCCGACCATTTTGTGCTGCACGGAATGGGATATTTTCTGGCTTCCGCCCTCACCTTCAGTCTCGCAATGATCTTGCTGGTCCATAACCTCAAACGTCTGGCTTATGGGGCATTCGTCACCAATAACCCGTCGGTCTGA
- a CDS encoding endo alpha-1,4 polygalactosaminidase: MAMCAGLMAGAAALKPVQAAGFASDGAGTLDKVVAQSAGGSTSDAARIIVKPIAVPDARFFLQLQGKVTAPTGTRVIDVDLFDVDARQVARWRDAGMYPICYMSAGSYEDWRPDAAKYPKSVLGRDYEGWPGEKWLDIRQIARLAPIITARLDLCQAKGFLGVDPDNIDGYLTETGFNLTREDALRFARWMALEAHKRGLTIGQKNAPDMVHDLADVLDFAITESPATYEHADYFAPYVAQHKPVFAIEYLTRKTAISAFCRQMRHLGFQGINASQALDGKNYYYCAP; this comes from the coding sequence ATGGCTATGTGCGCGGGTTTAATGGCCGGTGCCGCTGCCCTTAAACCTGTTCAGGCAGCGGGATTTGCCTCTGACGGGGCAGGCACGTTGGATAAGGTGGTGGCACAGTCTGCGGGGGGGAGCACAAGTGATGCCGCCAGAATTATTGTGAAACCGATTGCTGTGCCCGATGCGCGGTTTTTTTTGCAATTGCAGGGCAAAGTTACTGCCCCGACCGGGACCCGGGTGATTGATGTTGACCTGTTCGATGTGGATGCCAGACAGGTTGCACGCTGGCGTGATGCCGGGATGTATCCGATCTGTTATATGAGTGCCGGTTCTTATGAAGACTGGCGGCCGGATGCGGCCAAATATCCCAAATCAGTGCTGGGCCGGGATTACGAGGGATGGCCGGGGGAAAAGTGGCTCGATATCCGCCAGATAGCCCGCCTGGCACCCATCATCACGGCACGATTGGACCTGTGCCAGGCCAAGGGATTTTTGGGGGTTGATCCCGATAATATTGACGGTTATCTGACCGAAACCGGCTTTAACCTGACGCGCGAAGATGCCTTGCGGTTCGCCCGCTGGATGGCGCTTGAGGCGCATAAACGTGGCCTGACCATTGGCCAGAAAAACGCACCTGATATGGTCCATGATCTGGCAGACGTGCTGGATTTTGCGATTACCGAAAGCCCGGCTACCTATGAACATGCCGATTATTTTGCACCTTATGTTGCGCAGCATAAACCGGTATTCGCCATTGAATATCTGACCCGTAAAACCGCAATTTCGGCCTTTTGCCGCCAAATGCGCCATTTGGGATTTCAGGGCATCAATGCCAGCCAGGCACTGGATGGCAAAAATTATTATTATTGCGCTCCCTAA
- a CDS encoding response regulator, with protein MSDGKKILVLENEPITQSLLKAILRKEGYQVTITASYDEAERAWQRDSFDLVIADYYLEGALTGADFVSHMRNCDGVNRFPAIALSIADEVENSDAINQAGFDFFLPKPIDVRILTGTIEKLLQPSQ; from the coding sequence ATGAGTGACGGTAAAAAGATTCTGGTTCTCGAAAATGAACCGATTACCCAGTCGCTGTTAAAGGCTATTTTGCGCAAAGAAGGATATCAGGTAACAATTACAGCAAGTTATGACGAGGCCGAGAGAGCGTGGCAGCGGGATAGCTTTGACCTTGTCATTGCGGACTATTATCTGGAAGGCGCTTTGACTGGTGCTGATTTTGTTTCGCATATGCGTAATTGTGACGGCGTGAACAGGTTTCCGGCAATTGCCCTGTCAATTGCCGATGAAGTTGAGAATAGTGATGCGATCAATCAGGCCGGATTTGATTTTTTCCTGCCAAAGCCGATCGATGTCCGTATTCTGACGGGAACAATTGAAAAATTGTTGCAGCCATCCCAATAA
- a CDS encoding diguanylate cyclase: MYDAEGGRILIVDDDPIVIRVLASALENYDVVMFAKSGAEALKMVSQHEFDVILLDVSLPDMDGFDVCRQIQLHPMDSGARVIFVTGRISADDEARGLNAGAVDFIRKPIHVDVVQARVRTHLSLKQATDKLRRQSRIDGLTGISNRLEFETVLRREWQSAWRLQRPVSLVFLDVDFFKTLNDSQGHRVGDQYLQTVAKLLSSAVKRGSDLVARYGGEEFVLLLPGAPVKWAASVAENLLTELLEMKLPHARSPYGFLTMSAGVASQIPVDDHYEHLIEQADKALYRAKNDRRNMVVKFDSAFFNSNL, from the coding sequence ATGTATGATGCCGAAGGTGGCCGTATTCTGATTGTGGATGACGATCCGATCGTCATTCGCGTTTTGGCTTCTGCGCTTGAAAATTACGACGTGGTGATGTTCGCCAAAAGTGGTGCGGAAGCCCTTAAAATGGTCAGTCAGCACGAATTTGACGTGATTTTATTAGATGTTTCGCTGCCTGATATGGACGGCTTTGATGTCTGTCGGCAGATTCAACTGCACCCGATGGATTCTGGTGCACGCGTCATATTTGTGACCGGGCGTATCAGTGCCGATGACGAAGCGCGCGGCCTGAATGCCGGTGCGGTTGATTTCATTCGCAAACCCATCCATGTCGATGTTGTGCAGGCCCGTGTGCGAACACATTTGTCGCTGAAGCAGGCCACCGATAAATTGCGCCGCCAATCGCGTATTGACGGGCTGACGGGAATTTCCAACCGGCTTGAATTTGAAACTGTTTTGCGTCGTGAATGGCAAAGTGCGTGGCGTTTGCAAAGGCCGGTGTCACTGGTGTTTCTGGATGTCGATTTTTTCAAGACACTGAATGATTCGCAGGGCCATCGCGTGGGCGACCAGTATTTGCAAACTGTTGCAAAGCTGCTGTCATCGGCGGTGAAACGTGGCAGCGACCTTGTCGCACGTTATGGCGGCGAGGAATTTGTCCTGTTATTGCCGGGCGCGCCTGTGAAATGGGCGGCGTCGGTGGCAGAAAATCTGCTGACCGAGCTTTTGGAAATGAAGTTGCCTCATGCCAGGAGTCCTTATGGATTTTTGACCATGAGCGCAGGTGTGGCCAGCCAAATTCCGGTTGATGATCATTATGAGCACCTGATCGAACAGGCCGATAAAGCGCTGTATCGCGCCAAAAATGACCGGCGCAACATGGTCGTAAAATTTGACAGCGCGTTTTTTAATTCAAATCTTTAA
- a CDS encoding response regulator, which translates to MTPETLKADIPRADRDKTRLNKNKRLFIGAFLVLIAGFLIGFNIYVRVELDAQAKRTAFSDLNAMLKSYSDQFEQRTRLSAAVLDGLADKIGSGQFSQREGYILLRQAAESLELIRVLGVADKEGNLVLSSRSPVPPAVNVKDNPNIAYFLKGGEEPWYFDGPTKSRVDGQWQVLVSAPVFDTNGNFSGVIGAVIDPKAILEPLHRVMLPDDGLVLMNDRGELIGKIPFAANGTGQPATYNDLGSHSVVANSIVSDIRKDGDGNLLMVSARPVLGGKVSVVLTRPLELALKGWKLFELAALIGSIVLFLLAVLGCMAFVYYDILQKRNFDELSRLNAKIREEAAKVEELALVKTNFLANMSHEIRTPMNAIIGLLHLLGYTSLSREQQDYVRKISDSGKFLLGIIDDILTYSKIEAGKVRIEKTVFSLQEIMNSLSTIMSVNAAGKDIEVLISVGESVPRHILGDPFRLQQILINLAGNAIKFTNRGEVLISVDLLRKDEDRISLVFEVRDTGIGMDDEQVANLFKPFEQADSSTSRKYGGTGLGLSICHRLTELMEGEISVQSKRGVGSTFRVVLPFTIAKKEDVSLGGTQDKLKVLIVDDNPLAREVLAKTSQNLGWETTVVHSGEEAVTMIEEKHQQGRYFDLVLMDWRMPGLDGVHASDEIRARLAQSAMPIIVMVTAGEKDELLRHSSISSVDGILLKPVTESALFNAVVTAQTRPSRLQKNDVNVVEENTRQTIGTETLKGLSLLVVDDNFINQEVAKHILEHEGALVALAGDGQEAVDVMRERGRDFDLVLMDLQMPKKDGLEATSEIRKMPWNQTVPIVALTAGVFESDREKCFAVGMNGFISKPFKAENMIRRIRDLAMYHRDMEITPGDTAPQDSAFIPIPGANEAGEKSGDSSNEDTAGILPSSSTFSETSSFGATDGLKPMMINDKPVVDRVQAIEMLGGSEELYDSLSAQFSALYANIADEFVTLRDADDLKALKVRAHSLKGASGAVGAVRLADDCATLEALALRGEKENIGAIFPQFLSDLQATLVAFGKTVPEHENQVDNDFPVRRASENDALKRLKFALSTNNLAALRIIDKDQDELLGVLSGGDFATIRAHVEALDFEKAAALIEEVAK; encoded by the coding sequence GTGACGCCTGAGACCTTGAAAGCAGATATTCCCCGCGCGGATCGGGACAAGACCAGGCTGAACAAGAACAAACGCCTGTTCATTGGGGCGTTTCTGGTTCTGATTGCGGGGTTTCTAATCGGCTTTAACATTTATGTGCGAGTCGAGCTTGATGCCCAGGCCAAGCGAACGGCGTTTTCCGACCTGAATGCTATGCTCAAGAGTTATTCTGACCAGTTCGAGCAGCGCACCCGCTTGTCGGCAGCTGTGTTGGACGGTTTGGCCGATAAAATTGGCAGTGGGCAGTTTTCCCAACGTGAAGGGTATATATTGTTGCGCCAGGCCGCCGAGAGCCTGGAGCTGATCCGGGTGTTAGGTGTTGCGGACAAAGAGGGCAACCTTGTTTTGTCGTCGCGCAGCCCGGTACCGCCTGCGGTGAATGTAAAAGACAATCCCAACATCGCCTATTTCCTGAAGGGTGGAGAGGAGCCCTGGTATTTTGACGGTCCGACCAAAAGCCGGGTTGACGGCCAGTGGCAGGTTCTGGTTTCGGCGCCGGTTTTTGATACCAATGGTAATTTTAGCGGCGTTATTGGTGCGGTAATTGATCCAAAGGCGATCCTGGAGCCGCTGCATCGGGTGATGCTGCCCGATGACGGTCTTGTCTTGATGAATGACCGGGGCGAACTGATTGGCAAAATTCCGTTTGCAGCCAATGGCACGGGGCAACCTGCTACCTATAATGACCTTGGATCGCATAGCGTTGTCGCCAATTCCATTGTTTCCGATATCCGCAAGGATGGGGATGGTAATCTTTTGATGGTTTCGGCCCGTCCGGTTTTGGGGGGCAAGGTCAGCGTTGTTTTGACGCGGCCGTTAGAACTGGCCCTGAAAGGCTGGAAGCTGTTTGAGCTGGCCGCCCTGATTGGCTCGATTGTGCTGTTCTTGCTGGCTGTTTTGGGGTGTATGGCCTTTGTTTATTACGACATTTTGCAAAAGCGCAATTTTGACGAACTTTCGCGCCTGAATGCTAAAATTCGCGAGGAAGCGGCAAAGGTTGAAGAACTGGCGCTGGTTAAAACCAATTTCCTGGCGAATATGAGCCATGAAATCAGAACGCCGATGAATGCGATTATCGGGCTTTTGCATTTGCTGGGCTATACCAGCCTGAGCCGCGAACAGCAGGATTATGTGCGCAAGATTTCCGATTCCGGCAAGTTTCTGCTGGGCATTATTGACGATATTCTGACCTATTCCAAAATCGAGGCCGGAAAAGTCCGGATTGAGAAGACGGTTTTCTCGCTTCAGGAAATCATGAATTCGTTATCCACGATCATGTCGGTCAATGCGGCGGGCAAGGATATCGAAGTGCTGATTTCGGTGGGCGAAAGTGTGCCTCGTCACATTTTGGGCGATCCGTTTCGATTGCAACAGATTTTGATCAACCTGGCCGGCAACGCCATTAAATTTACCAATCGTGGCGAAGTGCTGATTTCGGTGGATTTGCTGCGCAAGGATGAAGACCGGATCTCGTTGGTTTTTGAAGTGCGCGACACCGGTATTGGCATGGATGACGAGCAAGTCGCCAATCTGTTTAAACCCTTTGAACAGGCCGATAGTTCGACCAGTCGCAAATATGGGGGCACCGGGCTTGGTCTTTCGATTTGCCATCGCCTGACGGAGTTGATGGAAGGCGAAATCTCGGTACAAAGCAAGCGCGGTGTAGGTAGTACTTTCCGCGTCGTTTTGCCCTTCACAATTGCCAAGAAAGAAGATGTATCGCTGGGGGGAACCCAGGATAAATTAAAGGTCCTGATCGTGGACGATAACCCGCTGGCGCGCGAGGTTTTGGCAAAAACCAGCCAGAATCTGGGTTGGGAAACAACAGTCGTGCATTCCGGCGAGGAAGCCGTCACCATGATCGAGGAAAAACACCAGCAGGGGCGCTATTTTGACCTCGTGCTGATGGATTGGCGGATGCCGGGCCTTGATGGTGTTCATGCCAGCGATGAAATCCGGGCACGATTGGCACAATCGGCCATGCCGATTATCGTGATGGTCACGGCCGGTGAAAAAGACGAGCTGCTGCGTCATTCCTCGATCAGCAGTGTGGATGGCATTCTTTTAAAACCGGTAACGGAATCTGCCCTGTTTAATGCCGTGGTCACGGCGCAAACCCGCCCGTCCCGTTTGCAAAAGAACGATGTGAATGTGGTCGAGGAAAACACCCGCCAGACGATTGGAACCGAAACACTCAAGGGATTGAGCCTGTTGGTGGTGGATGACAATTTCATCAATCAGGAAGTGGCAAAACATATTCTTGAGCATGAAGGGGCGCTGGTTGCGCTGGCCGGTGACGGGCAGGAAGCGGTTGATGTGATGCGCGAGCGTGGCCGTGACTTTGACCTGGTGCTGATGGACCTTCAGATGCCCAAAAAGGATGGACTGGAGGCAACCAGCGAGATTCGCAAAATGCCGTGGAACCAGACCGTGCCGATTGTTGCATTGACCGCCGGGGTGTTTGAATCTGATCGCGAAAAATGCTTTGCCGTGGGAATGAACGGTTTCATCAGCAAACCGTTCAAGGCGGAAAACATGATCCGCCGTATTCGTGATTTGGCAATGTATCACCGCGATATGGAGATTACACCTGGCGATACAGCCCCGCAGGACAGTGCATTTATCCCGATTCCAGGTGCCAATGAAGCCGGAGAAAAGTCGGGCGATAGCAGCAACGAAGATACAGCTGGAATATTGCCTTCGTCGTCCACCTTTAGTGAAACGTCCTCCTTTGGGGCAACTGATGGACTCAAGCCGATGATGATCAATGACAAACCCGTTGTGGACCGTGTGCAGGCGATTGAGATGCTTGGCGGAAGCGAAGAACTTTATGACTCGCTCTCTGCCCAGTTCAGTGCGCTTTATGCCAATATTGCCGACGAATTTGTGACATTGCGTGACGCGGATGACTTGAAGGCCCTGAAAGTACGCGCCCATAGCCTGAAAGGGGCATCCGGGGCGGTGGGTGCTGTGCGTTTGGCCGATGACTGCGCGACACTTGAAGCCCTGGCCTTGCGGGGTGAGAAGGAGAATATCGGCGCGATTTTTCCGCAATTCCTAAGCGACTTGCAGGCAACGCTGGTGGCCTTTGGCAAAACAGTACCGGAACATGAGAACCAGGTTGATAACGACTTTCCGGTGCGTAGAGCATCGGAAAACGATGCGCTGAAACGCCTGAAGTTCGCCCTTTCGACGAATAACCTTGCAGCGTTGCGCATCATCGACAAAGATCAGGATGAATTACTTGGGGTGTTGTCGGGCGGGGACTTTGCCACAATCAGGGCGCATGTCGAGGCGCTGGATTTTGAGAAGGCAGCTGCGCTGATTGAGGAAGTCGCGAAATAG
- a CDS encoding NAD-dependent epimerase/dehydratase family protein: MATYLITGGAGFIGSHLADRLLANGDKVRVLDDLSTGHRDNLAKEAELMIGSICDPDAVRDSMAGCDGVFHLAAVASVQKSIECWAQTHQVNSQGAVTVFEAAKNAGKIPIVFASSAAIYGDNTAIPLPETETPRPISFYGADKLANEVHAGLAASAYDMRFAGLRFFNVYGPRQDPSSPYSGVISIFANQALSDQQLHIYGTGEQTRDFVFVADVATALHQAMAYLQSTAKGCFITANVCRGQEVSILDLAHEIIRLAGRSNEPAFHPARQGDILRSSGDPSRLHHDIGHVANISLQDGLRALLDWEESRRAQAK, translated from the coding sequence ATGGCAACATACCTAATTACCGGCGGCGCAGGGTTTATTGGCTCTCATCTCGCTGACAGGTTACTGGCCAATGGCGACAAGGTGCGTGTTCTCGATGATCTTTCTACCGGCCACCGCGATAACCTTGCCAAAGAAGCCGAGCTTATGATCGGCAGCATCTGTGACCCCGATGCCGTCCGCGACAGCATGGCGGGATGCGACGGTGTTTTTCACCTGGCCGCAGTGGCATCGGTACAAAAAAGCATCGAATGCTGGGCACAAACGCATCAGGTCAATTCTCAAGGGGCGGTGACTGTTTTTGAAGCCGCAAAAAACGCCGGAAAAATCCCCATCGTATTTGCATCTTCAGCGGCAATATATGGCGATAACACCGCCATTCCGCTTCCGGAAACCGAAACACCCCGGCCCATTTCCTTTTACGGTGCCGACAAACTGGCAAACGAGGTTCATGCCGGTTTGGCGGCATCGGCTTATGACATGCGTTTTGCCGGGTTGCGGTTTTTCAATGTTTATGGCCCGCGCCAGGACCCATCTTCACCCTATAGCGGCGTGATTTCGATTTTCGCCAACCAGGCCCTGTCGGATCAGCAATTGCACATTTACGGCACCGGCGAACAAACCCGCGACTTTGTATTTGTGGCCGATGTCGCAACCGCATTGCATCAGGCAATGGCGTATTTGCAAAGCACAGCCAAGGGCTGCTTCATAACGGCCAATGTCTGCCGCGGGCAGGAAGTTTCCATTCTCGACCTTGCCCACGAAATCATCCGCCTTGCCGGGCGCAGCAATGAACCGGCCTTTCATCCTGCCCGCCAGGGCGATATCCTGCGATCCAGCGGCGACCCGTCCCGCCTGCATCATGATATCGGCCATGTTGCCAATATTTCGCTGCAGGATGGATTGCGTGCCCTGCTGGACTGGGAAGAAAGCCGCCGGGCGCAGGCAAAATAA